A window of the Cicer arietinum cultivar CDC Frontier isolate Library 1 chromosome 6, Cicar.CDCFrontier_v2.0, whole genome shotgun sequence genome harbors these coding sequences:
- the LOC101512870 gene encoding L-ascorbate oxidase homolog — translation MGYLKPCSVFLLLVFFVACVSGEDPYRFYTWNVTYGDIYPFGIQQQGILINGQFPGPQIESVTNDNVIINVFNSLDEPFLISWNGVLQRRNSWQDGVYGTNCPIPPGQNFTYALQVKNQIGSYFYFPSLALHKAAGGYGGLSVASRPMIPVPFDPPSGDFTILAGDWYQKSHTELRAILDNGNNLPFPDGIIINGHGSNPITFTVDQGKTYQFRISNVGLTTSINFRIQGHKMKLVEVEGTHTLQNIYDSIDIHLGQSYSVLVTADQPPQDYYIVVSTRFTSKVLTVVSILHYRNSEGTVSGPFPLGPTIDTEWPIEQVRSIRGNLTASGPRPNPQGTYKYGMINTTRTITLQNSAPIINGKQRYAINSVSFIPSDTPLKLGDYFKIQGLFSLGSISDNPTGGDGYLQTSVMAADYRAYVEIVFHNPEDTLQSWHIDGHFFFVVGMDIGQWSPASRLSYNLIDAISRCTVQVYPKSWTALYMPLDNVGMWNVRSENWARQYLGQQFYLRVYSSANSWRDEYPIPLNALHCGKSNNKYMETSSMN, via the exons ATGGGTTACCTCAAACCATGTTCTGTTTTCTTGTTGTTAGTGTTTTTTGTTGCATGTGTTAGTGGAGAGGACCCTTATAGATTTTATACTTGGAATGTTACATATGGTGATATTTATCCATTTGGAATTCAACAACAG GGGATATTGATAAATGGACAATTTCCAGGGCCACAGATTGAGTCAGTGACAAATGATAATGTGATTATCAATGTTTTCAACAGCTTGGATGAACCTTTCCTAATCTCTTG GAATGGAGTGCTGCAGAGGAGAAACTCATGGCAAGATGGAGTGTATGGTACAAATTGTCCAATTCCTCCAGGGCAGAACTTCACATATGCTCTTCAAGTAAAAAATCAGATTGGTAGCTATTTCTACTTTCCTTCCCTTGCATTGCACAAGGCAGCAGGCGGTTACGGTGGTCTCAGTGTCGCTAGTCGACCGATGATTCCTGTTCCTTTTGATCCTCCATCAGGAGATTTCACCATTTTGGCAGGAGATTGGTACCAAAAAAGTCATACA GAATTGAGGGCCATTTTAGATAATGGAAATAACCTTCCTTTCCCTGATGGAATTATCATCAACGGTCACGGTTCCAATCCTATCACATTCACGGTTGATCAAG GCAAGACTTACCAATTCCGGATATCGAACGTGGGACTTACAACATCAATAAATTTCAGAATCCAAGGGCATAAAATGAAGCTTGTTGAGGTGGAAGGAACACACACACTCCAAAACATTTATGACTCAATTGACATTCATTTGGGGCAGAGTTATTCTGTGTTGGTTACTGCTGATCAACCACCACAAGACTACTACATTGTTGTCTCAACAAGATTCACCTCAAAAGTGTTGACTGTTGTATCCATTCTTCATTACAGAAACTCAGAAGGAACTGTTTCTGGTCCTTTTCCTCTTGGGCCAACAATTGATACTGAATGGCCCATTGAACAAGTTCGGTCTATTag GGGGAATCTAACAGCAAGTGGACCAAGACCAAATCCACAAGGAACGTACAAATATGGAATGATAAACACAACACGAACAATAACACTTCAAAATTCAGCTCCAATTATAAATGGGAAACAAAGATATGCTATCAATAGTGTATCATTTATCCCTAGTGATACACCATTGAAATTGGGTGATTACTTCAAAATCCAAGGATTGTTCTCACTTGGAAGTATTTCGGACAACCCCACCGGTGGCGACGGTTATCTTCAGACTTCGGTAATGGCGGCCGATTATCGAGCTTATGTGGAAATAGTGTTTCATAATCCTGAAGACACTTTGCAATCATGGCACATTGATGGTCACTTCTTCTTTGTAGTAGG GATGGATATAGGACAATGGTCACCTGCAAGCAGGCTAAGCTACAATTTAATAGATGCAATTTCTCGTTGCACTGTTCAG GTGTATCCAAAGTCATGGACTGCACTATACATGCCATTGGACAATGTAGGAATGTGGAATGTGAGGTCTGAGAATTGGGCTAGACAGTATTTGGGCCAGCAATTTTATCTTAGAGTCTATTCCTCGGCAAATTCATGGAGAGATGAGTACCCAATTCCACTCAATGCACTTCACTGTGGCAAG agcaacaataaatatatgGAAACAAGTTCAATGAATTAA
- the LOC101498869 gene encoding L-ascorbate oxidase homolog, with protein MGYLKPCSVFLLLVFFVACVSGEDPYRFYTWNVTYGDIYPFGIQQQGILINGQFPGPQIESVTNDNVIINVFNSLDEPFLISWNGVLQRRNSWQDGVYGTNCPIPPGQNFTYALQVKNQIGSYFYFPSLALHKAAGGYGGLSVASRPMIPVPFDPPSGDFTILAGDWYQKSHTELRAILDNGNNLPFPDGIIINGHGSNPITFTVDQGKTYRFRISNVGLTTSINFRIQGHKMKLVEVEGTHTLQNIYDSIDIHLGQSYSVLVTADQPPQDYYIVVSTRFTSKVLTVVSILHYRNSEGTVSGPFPLGPTIDTEWPIEQVRSIRGNLTASGPRPNLQGTYKYGMINTTRTITLQNSAPIINGKQRYAINSVSFIPSDTPLKLADYFKIQGLFSLGSISDNPTGGDGYLQTSVMAADYRDYVEIVFQNPEDTLQSWHIDGHFFFVVGMDVGQWSPASRLSYNLIDAVSRCTVQVYPKSWTALYMPLDNVGMWNVRSENWARQYLGQQFYLRVYSSANSWRDEYRIPPNALHCGKVVGL; from the exons ATGGGTTACCTCAAACCATGTTCTGTTTTCTTGTTGTTAGTGTTTTTTGTTGCATGTGTTAGTGGAGAGGACCCTTATAGATTTTATACTTGGAATGTTACATATGGTGATATTTATCCATTTGGAATTCAACAACAG GGGATATTGATAAATGGACAATTTCCAGGGCCACAGATTGAGTCAGTGACAAATGATAATGTGATTATCAATGTTTTCAACAGCTTGGATGAACCTTTCCTAATCTCTTG GAATGGAGTGCTGCAGAGGAGAAACTCATGGCAAGATGGAGTGTATGGTACAAATTGTCCAATTCCTCCAGGGCAGAACTTCACATATGCTCTTCAAGTAAAAAATCAGATTGGTAGCTATTTCTACTTTCCTTCCCTTGCATTGCACAAGGCAGCAGGCGGTTACGGTGGTCTCAGTGTCGCTAGTCGACCGATGATTCCTGTTCCTTTTGATCCTCCATCAGGAGATTTCACCATTTTGGCAGGAGATTGGTACCAAAAAAGTCATACA GAATTGAGGGCCATTTTAGATAATGGAAATAACCTTCCTTTCCCTGATGGAATTATCATCAACGGTCACGGTTCTAATCCTATCACATTCACGGTTGATCAAG GCAAGACTTACCGATTCCGGATATCGAACGTGGGACTTACAACATCAATAAATTTCAGAATCCAAGGGCATAAAATGAAGCTTGTTGAGGTGGAAGGAACACACACACTCCAAAACATTTATGACTCAATTGACATTCATTTGGGGCAGAGTTATTCTGTGTTGGTTACTGCTGATCAACCACCACAAGACTACTACATTGTTGTCTCAACAAGATTCACCTCAAAAGTGTTGACTGTTGTATCCATTCTTCATTACAGAAACTCAGAAGGAACTGTTTCTGGTCCTTTTCCTCTTGGGCCAACAATTGATACTGAATGGCCCATTGAACAAGTTCGGTCTATTag GGGGAATCTAACAGCAAGTGGACCAAGACCAAATCTACAAGGAACGTACAAATATGGAATGATAAACACAACACGAACAATAACACTTCAAAATTCAGCTCCAATTATAAATGGAAAACAAAGATATGCTATCAATAGTGTATCATTTATCCCTAGTGATACACCATTGAAATTGGCTGATTACTTCAAAATCCAAGGATTGTTCTCACTTGGAAGTATTTCGGACAACCCCACCGGTGGCGACGGTTATCTTCAGACTTCGGTAATGGCGGCCGATTATCGAGATTATGTGGAAATAGTGTTTCAAAATCCTGAAGACACTTTGCAATCATGGCACATTGATGGTCACTTCTTCTTTGTAGTAGG GATGGATGTAGGACAATGGTCACCTGCAAGCAGGCTAAGCTACAATTTAATAGATGCAGTTTCTCGTTGCACTGTTCAG GTGTATCCAAAGTCATGGACTGCACTATACATGCCATTGGACAATGTAGGAATGTGGAATGTGAGGTCTGAGAATTGGGCTAGACAGTATTTGGGCCAGCAATTTTATCTTAGAGTCTATTCCTCTGCAAATTCATGGAGAGATGAGTACCGAATTCCACCCAATGCACTTCACTGTGGCAAGGTGGTGGGACTCTAA